In Paralichthys olivaceus isolate ysfri-2021 chromosome 13, ASM2471397v2, whole genome shotgun sequence, the following are encoded in one genomic region:
- the LOC109632994 gene encoding maternal B9.15 protein, protein MKREVKAGVNFLKRLLVARGKLDEAKAELFAEKLQKLLCDKYTDHWYPDSPSKGQAYRCIRINNGVLCDEVVLKAYEESELTLSDLCLLPEVTVWIDPLEVCARSGENSRPFTIASFKEEEEAEEGGVKGRQGDSSVDSINLETSDYHSATSSDCGSTASSDTEEEAKDRETEGEQEKEGGKKEVVKKEVAESDAYTIVMVPRIRKRQGDGPNKIKYIRNMLPASLQYFYHPGPVWPQYKKAAPVFLTTMCAPAAPPPPPQQVFGYYILPQPSPQFIVPQATLQPWGAVKG, encoded by the exons ATGAAAAGAGAGGTGAAGGCCGGAGTGAACTTCCTCAAACGCCTGCTGGTGGCACGTGGCAAGCTCGACGAGGCCAAAGCAGAGTTGTTTGCTGAGAAGCTGCAGAAGCTTTTATGTGACAAATACACTGATCACTGGTACCCTGACTCCCCCAGCAAAGGCCAGGCTTACAG ATGCATTCGGATAAATAATGGAGTACTCTGTGATGAAGTGGTTCTGAAGGCGTATGAGGAGAGTGAGCTCACACTCAGTGACCTGTGCCTGCTGCCTGAGGTCACCGTGTGGATTGACCCACTAGAAGTGTGTGCAAG ATCTGGAGAGAACAGCAGGCCCTTCACAATAGCCAGTTtcaaagaagaggaggaggcagaggaaggaggtgTGAAGGGAAGACAGGGTGACTCCTCGGTGGATTCAATAAACCTGGAAACGTCAGATTACCACTCAGCTACCTCATCAGACTGTGGCTCCACCGCGTCGAGTGACACGGAGGAAGAAGCAAAAGACCGCGAGACGGAGGGCGAGCAAGAGAAAGAAGGGGGAAAGAAGGAGGTTGTCAAGAAGGAAGTGGCAGAAAGTGACGCCTACACGATAGTCATGGTGCCCAGGATTCGGAAGCGACAGGGAGATGGaccaaataaaatcaaatacatCCGAAATATG cTCCCTGCAAGCCTCCAGTACTTTTACCACCCTGGACCAGTGTGGCCTCAGTACAAGAAGGCCGCTCCTGTGTTCCTCACCACGATGTGTGCACCTGCGGCTCCACCGCCTCCGCCACAGCAGGTGTTCGGCTACTACATCTTGCCACAGCCGTCTCCGCAGTTCATTGTGCCTCAGGCCACTCTGCAGCCGTGGGGAGCTGTGAAGGGTTAG